The Pseudogulbenkiania sp. MAI-1 sequence GCGCACCATGGCGCACACCGAGGCGGCGCTGTGCGTTTCCACCACCAGCCGGCGCTCGATGCCGGCTTGGCCGAACAGGCTGTCGAGCTGCTGGCGGTAGGGGTCGGTGGCGGACAGGCTGATGAAGTTCTGTCCCGCCAGGTCGGCCGGGGCCAGCGCGGCCTTGTCCAGCAAGGGGTGGCCGTCCGGCAGCACGCACACCTCGTCGGCGCGCATCAGCGGTGCGATGCGGGTGCCAGCCGGGGCGGTGCCGTGCTCGGTCAGCCCGAGGTCGTGGCGCTGCGCCGACAGCCATTCCTCCAACAGCGGCGATTCCTGCGGCACGATGCTCAGGCTGACCTCGGGATAGGCTTCCAGGAAGCGCCGGCACACCTCGGGCAGCAGCGATTGCGAGAACGCCGGCAGGCAGGCGATGGAGAGCTGGCCCTGCTGGAACTGGCGGATCGAGGCAGCGGCGCTGCGGATGCGCTCGAGGCCGAAGTAGGAGCGCTGCACCTCTTCGAACAGCATCAGCGCCTGCGCCGTGGGCTGCAGCCGGCCGCGCACGCGGTCGAACAGCGTCAGGCCGGTCAGCGTTTCCAGCCGTGCCAGCTCGCGGCTGACGGTGGGTTGCGAGGTGTGCAGCAGCTCGGCGGCGCCGGTGACGCTGCCGGCGGTCATCACGGCCCAGAAGATTTCGATATGGCGCAGGCTGAGGGACATGGCATGGAGCAGGGATAACGAGTCAATCCATATCGTACATGAATGATCATCATGAAAAACGATATTTTATGAAATGACGGCGCTCGGGCATGATGCCTCTCGATGCTGCGGCGTTCTGCGCCGTCCCCGAATAACCGTGCCGCCCCGGCCGCGGCCCAGGAGCCTTGCCGTATGACGACCCCTTCTCCCGAATTGCTCGACGCCATTGCCCGTGAACACGGCACCCCGGTGTGGATCTACGACGCCGCCGTGATCCGCGAGCGCATCGCCCAGCTGCGCGACTTCGACGTGATCCGCTTCGCCCAGAAGGCCTGCTCCAACACCCATATCCTGCGCCTGATGCGCGAGCAGGGCGTGGTGGTGGACGCGGTGTCGCTGGGCGAGATCGAGCGTGCGCTGGCCGCCGGCTTCTCGGGCCGCGGCGAGGAGCCGTCCGGCATCGTGCTGACCGCCGACCTGCTCGACCGCGCCACGCTGGCGCGCGTGGTCGATGAGCAGATTCCGGTCAATGCCGGGTCGATCGACATGCTGCGCCAGCTGGGCGAAGTGTCGCCAGGCCACCGCGTCTGGCTGCGCATCAATCCGGGCTTCGGTCACGGCCACAGCAACAAGACCAAC is a genomic window containing:
- a CDS encoding LysR family transcriptional regulator, which encodes MSLSLRHIEIFWAVMTAGSVTGAAELLHTSQPTVSRELARLETLTGLTLFDRVRGRLQPTAQALMLFEEVQRSYFGLERIRSAAASIRQFQQGQLSIACLPAFSQSLLPEVCRRFLEAYPEVSLSIVPQESPLLEEWLSAQRHDLGLTEHGTAPAGTRIAPLMRADEVCVLPDGHPLLDKAALAPADLAGQNFISLSATDPYRQQLDSLFGQAGIERRLVVETHSAASVCAMVRAGLGVAVVNPLTALDYAGHGLQMRRFTVSIPFTVSVVRPEHRPSSLMAERFVDALQQQAAELTARLESALART